AATGCCGAAGGAGCTGATGCCGATCCAGCTGCGCGCACCGCCGCGCACCACTCCGATGCCTGGAATCAGCACCAGTACCAGCAGGAAGAAGCACACCAGCAAGAGCGGCCGGGCGAACTTCTTCAGCACCAGATAATCGGTGTTCGCCGTAATGAACATCGCGATGAGGCCAAGGCCTGCGAACAGCAGCTGTCTTTTGACAAAATAAAACGAATCGCCATAATTGCGGAAGCCCAGAACGGACCCGGCACTGTATACCATTACCATACCGATAGCCAGTAAAGCCAGTATCGGAAGCAGCAGCCAGATATCGGGCGCATGACGGGATTTGTTCATCAGGAGCACACCTCTTGCATCCGTAGTAGGGGCTTATCCACCCCCCTACTTAAAGGTTATGCACCGCCTCTTTAAAAATACGCCCGCGCTCCTCATAGGAGGTAAACATATCCCAGCTGGCGCAGGCAGGGGACAAGAGAACTACATCCCCGGCTTCCGCCAAGGCGGAAGCCTCCCGCACAGCTTGCTCCAGCACGGCAGCGGCACTCTCCCCATTATCGACGGAGATGACCGTCTTTACTCCTGCCAGCCGGGCTACAGCCGCCAGCTTGTCCCGGGTCTGCCCAAGCGCCACCAGAGCTTTGACATTCTCTCCGAGGACAGGCAGCAGCTCCATATAATCCGAGCCGCGGTCCAAACCTCCGGCAATCAGAATGACCGGCTTCCGGAAAGAGGCCAGTGCCATGGAGGTAGCTTTGGAATTGGTAGCCTTGGAATTGTTATAATAGGCGGCCCCTGCCTTGTCCGTTACGTACTCCAGCCTGTGCTCCACCCCGCGGAAGGAAGCCAGCACCGGACCCAGCACCGCCGGGTCCGCCCCTGCGGCAATCGCAATACCGCAGGCAGCCAGCGCATTCCCCACATTGAAGCGGCCGGGAAGTCCAATAGAATCGACATCGGCTATTTCGGTCTCGCTCCCGGTGTAATCGCGGTAGATAATGACCCGCTTCAGCTCGTCAACCGTATCCTCCACGTAGGACGGGCGCACGAAGATACCCTGCACCAGCTCCTCGTTCATGGAGAAGGGCAGAATTCCCGCCTTCAGATAAGGTACCAGCTCGCGGCAGACCGGATCATCCCAATTCAGCACAGCGGTATCCTCCGGTCCCTGATTGGCGAACAGCTTGGATTTGGAGGCTACATAATCCTCCATGCCCCCATGGTAGTCCAGGTGGGTCTCCGCCACATTCAGCAAGGCAGCAATCTTGGGCCGGAAGGCTTCCGTGCCCTTCAGCTGGAAGCTGCTTAGTTCGACCACCATCCAGTTGTCCGCCTCAGCCTCCTGTGCGGCCTGAGAGAGCGGTGTTCCTATGTTCCCGGCCACAATGGGGTGCATCCCTGCCGCCTCCAGCATATGGCCCACCCAGGTCGT
This genomic interval from Paenibacillus sp. FSL H8-0332 contains the following:
- the murD gene encoding UDP-N-acetylmuramoyl-L-alanine--D-glutamate ligase, whose product is MKHPDLYRGQQVVVLGLAKSGVQVAKVLHEHGAVVTVNDKKERDQSPEASELESLGISVICGGHPESLIHEGVELVVKNPGIPYSAAPVQQALELGIEVVTEVEVAYHLCAAPMIGITGSNGKTTTTTWVGHMLEAAGMHPIVAGNIGTPLSQAAQEAEADNWMVVELSSFQLKGTEAFRPKIAALLNVAETHLDYHGGMEDYVASKSKLFANQGPEDTAVLNWDDPVCRELVPYLKAGILPFSMNEELVQGIFVRPSYVEDTVDELKRVIIYRDYTGSETEIADVDSIGLPGRFNVGNALAACGIAIAAGADPAVLGPVLASFRGVEHRLEYVTDKAGAAYYNNSKATNSKATSMALASFRKPVILIAGGLDRGSDYMELLPVLGENVKALVALGQTRDKLAAVARLAGVKTVISVDNGESAAAVLEQAVREASALAEAGDVVLLSPACASWDMFTSYEERGRIFKEAVHNL